One Methanolobus sp. WCC4 DNA segment encodes these proteins:
- the cysS gene encoding cysteine--tRNA ligase has translation MALKIYNTLTRELKDFIPFHGKKVNMYVCGPTVYDHCHLGHARSYVSFDVIRRYLSYRGYDVNYISNITDVDDKVINRARESGEDPLELSRKFTDSFIEDMETLAVLSPDTRPKVTEHINEIISTIETLVQKGAAYVTHKGNVYYDLTRSEEKIGVLSHQTAEGLLEGSGSRVDVEDDKRYQLDFVLWKVSPEDEIGWDSPWGRGRPGWHIECSVMSAKYGSEQLDIHGGGMDLIFPHHEAEIHQSESCTGKHPFSKYWMHNGFLTIDKEKMSKSLGNFFTIKEVLGKFPAGTIRFFIVYTHYRSTIDFSEDALEEAGRARKRLLNSISNVEHALDSAPEDDNDAGLDELIDTTRDEFMTAMDDDFNTREAIGSMFVFGRKVNSIISSENPGREALRRVLDFFAEIDGVLGIFTEKESPSESDDTGLSDEEINGMIELREKARAEKDWAKADAIRDELKEKGIIIEDGKEGVRWRRE, from the coding sequence GTGGCACTGAAGATATATAATACACTGACAAGAGAACTGAAAGATTTCATCCCCTTTCATGGAAAGAAGGTGAACATGTATGTTTGCGGACCTACGGTGTATGACCACTGCCACCTCGGACACGCCAGGAGTTACGTTTCCTTTGATGTGATCAGACGCTACCTGAGCTATAGAGGATATGACGTCAACTACATCTCCAATATCACGGATGTGGATGACAAGGTGATCAACAGGGCCAGGGAGAGCGGAGAAGATCCTCTTGAACTGTCAAGGAAATTCACCGATTCCTTCATAGAAGATATGGAAACCCTTGCAGTGTTGTCACCTGATACCCGCCCTAAGGTAACGGAACACATAAATGAGATCATCAGCACCATTGAAACTCTTGTGCAGAAAGGAGCTGCCTATGTGACCCACAAAGGCAATGTATACTACGACCTCACCAGATCTGAAGAGAAGATCGGAGTATTGAGCCACCAGACCGCAGAAGGACTTCTGGAAGGCTCCGGCAGCAGAGTGGATGTGGAAGATGACAAACGATACCAGCTTGACTTCGTTCTCTGGAAGGTCTCGCCTGAAGATGAGATCGGATGGGACAGCCCATGGGGCAGGGGAAGACCCGGATGGCACATCGAATGTTCGGTGATGTCCGCAAAGTACGGCTCAGAACAGCTTGACATCCACGGCGGCGGCATGGACCTTATATTCCCTCACCATGAGGCAGAGATACACCAGTCAGAGAGCTGCACAGGAAAGCATCCTTTCAGCAAGTACTGGATGCATAACGGATTCCTTACCATCGATAAGGAGAAGATGTCAAAATCCCTCGGGAACTTCTTCACCATAAAGGAGGTACTCGGTAAATTCCCTGCCGGAACAATACGATTCTTCATCGTTTATACTCATTACAGAAGCACTATCGACTTCAGCGAGGATGCACTGGAGGAAGCAGGCAGGGCAAGAAAGAGATTATTGAACTCCATATCCAACGTTGAGCATGCACTGGACAGTGCACCTGAAGATGACAACGACGCCGGACTGGATGAGCTTATCGATACAACAAGGGATGAGTTCATGACTGCAATGGATGACGACTTCAATACAAGGGAAGCCATCGGCAGTATGTTCGTTTTCGGTCGCAAGGTCAATTCCATCATCAGCAGTGAGAACCCGGGTCGTGAAGCACTCAGGCGAGTTCTCGACTTCTTTGCAGAGATAGATGGAGTGCTTGGTATCTTCACCGAGAAAGAAAGTCCTTCAGAGAGCGATGATACCGGCCTTTCAGATGAGGAGATCAACGGGATGATAGAGCTCAGGGAAAAGGCACGTGCTGAAAAGGACTGGGCAAAGGCTGATGCTATCCGTGATGAACTCAAGGAGAAAGGTATCATTATCGAAGATGGAAAGGAAGGCGTAAGGTGGAGGCGGGAATAG
- a CDS encoding ferrous iron transport protein A, whose product MNEKTLDLIEPELSVKVLKVTGQKSSRKRILDMGLTPGTRVDVIRRAPLGDPVEFKLKGYNLSLRKREAETVLVEVVE is encoded by the coding sequence ATGAATGAAAAAACACTGGACCTCATTGAACCTGAACTATCTGTCAAGGTTCTGAAAGTAACAGGTCAGAAATCCTCAAGGAAAAGGATCCTTGACATGGGATTAACTCCCGGAACACGAGTTGATGTCATCCGAAGGGCACCTCTTGGCGACCCGGTGGAGTTCAAGCTTAAAGGATACAACCTCTCCCTGAGGAAAAGAGAAGCTGAGACCGTCCTGGTCGAAGTAGTGGAATGA
- a CDS encoding PhzF family phenazine biosynthesis protein, producing the protein MTSIYQVDAFTDEPFKGNPAGVCILEQAANEEWMQTVAREMNLSETAFLYPDGKGYNLRWFAPDTEVDLCGHATLASAHILWEKDFADKKDVLEFHTKSGTLTASLKDGWIELDFPALLEEESEIPEGLSEALGIEPVYVGRSVFDYIIEVCSEEELRAIDPDLTRLSTITTRGFSVTALSSSDEYDFVSRLFAPAIGIPEDPVTGSAHCCLGPYWMKKLGKNSFTAYQASTRGGVVRVQVKRDRVLLSGKAVTVIEGKILF; encoded by the coding sequence ATGACCTCCATATACCAGGTAGATGCCTTTACCGATGAACCGTTTAAAGGTAACCCTGCCGGAGTTTGTATCCTTGAACAAGCTGCAAATGAGGAGTGGATGCAGACTGTTGCAAGGGAAATGAATCTTTCTGAGACTGCTTTCCTCTACCCTGATGGCAAAGGATACAACTTGCGCTGGTTCGCACCTGATACAGAGGTCGATCTCTGCGGCCATGCAACGCTGGCAAGTGCCCATATACTATGGGAAAAGGACTTTGCCGATAAAAAAGATGTTCTGGAATTCCATACAAAGAGTGGAACTCTTACTGCCAGTCTGAAAGACGGATGGATAGAACTTGATTTTCCTGCGCTTTTAGAGGAAGAGAGTGAGATACCGGAAGGACTAAGCGAGGCTCTGGGGATAGAACCTGTCTATGTTGGCAGGAGTGTATTCGATTATATTATTGAGGTCTGTTCTGAGGAAGAGTTAAGGGCGATCGACCCGGACCTTACCCGGCTTTCAACTATCACTACAAGAGGTTTTAGTGTAACAGCTCTTTCCAGTTCTGATGAATATGATTTCGTATCAAGACTCTTTGCACCTGCTATCGGGATACCTGAAGATCCTGTCACAGGTTCAGCTCATTGCTGCCTCGGACCTTACTGGATGAAGAAGCTTGGAAAAAATAGTTTTACTGCCTATCAGGCATCCACAAGGGGAGGAGTTGTCAGAGTACAGGTGAAGCGTGACAGAGTATTGCTCTCAGGCAAAGCGGTAACTGTTATTGAAGGAAAGATACTTTTTTAA
- a CDS encoding FeoC-like transcriptional regulator gives MVVGYRFFLKRIATMMDSKENLTIRTIADRLNLRHDEFRDILNIMVNKGDIECIEESTAGCSGSCPGCSKLCAGPQLTSKTGNVRSYRLTEKGRMNCKG, from the coding sequence ATGGTCGTAGGATATCGGTTTTTCCTGAAAAGAATAGCAACGATGATGGATTCAAAAGAGAATCTCACCATCAGGACAATAGCTGACAGGCTTAACCTCAGACATGATGAGTTCAGGGACATCCTGAACATCATGGTTAACAAAGGAGATATCGAGTGCATTGAAGAAAGTACGGCAGGATGCAGCGGAAGCTGCCCCGGTTGTTCAAAATTATGTGCAGGACCACAGCTTACCAGCAAGACAGGGAATGTACGGTCTTACAGGTTGACAGAGAAAGGCAGGATGAACTGTAAAGGATAG
- a CDS encoding adenylate kinase family protein: MFIGITGTPGTGKTSVTKLLEKDPFYQVIHLNELIKEEKLYSEVDTERDCVVADMDRVYDRILELQDSFYAVTIVDSHLSHHIADIVIVLRTSPAILKGRLEKRNYSADKVRENLEAEALDIILAEAVEWCAKVFEIDTTAGNVEGTFGDIERIIRGLRNGDTDELEKEFRPGSVDWSDYFFD; the protein is encoded by the coding sequence ATGTTTATCGGTATCACAGGCACACCGGGGACAGGGAAGACCTCGGTGACCAAACTTCTCGAAAAGGACCCTTTCTATCAGGTGATCCATCTGAACGAGCTGATAAAAGAAGAGAAGCTCTACTCAGAGGTGGATACCGAAAGGGACTGTGTGGTAGCCGATATGGACAGGGTGTATGACAGGATCCTGGAATTACAGGATAGTTTCTATGCCGTTACCATAGTTGACAGCCATCTTTCACATCATATAGCTGATATCGTCATCGTTCTGAGGACATCACCTGCGATACTGAAAGGAAGACTCGAAAAAAGGAATTACTCTGCTGATAAAGTGCGGGAGAATCTAGAAGCAGAAGCCCTTGACATCATTCTTGCCGAAGCGGTGGAATGGTGCGCAAAGGTCTTTGAGATCGATACGACAGCAGGGAATGTGGAAGGAACCTTCGGGGATATCGAGAGAATCATCAGGGGACTTCGAAACGGGGATACCGATGAACTTGAAAAGGAGTTCAGGCCGGGTTCTGTGGACTGGAGTGACTACTTCTTTGACTAG
- the feoB gene encoding ferrous iron transport protein B, whose protein sequence is MTEKITVALTGNPNVGKTSIFNAITGSKQHVGNWPGVTVERKIGKRVHNDIEMEIVDLPGTYSLTAYSLDEIIARDFIIEEKPDIVVQVIDATNLERNMYLTTQLMELGVKLIIALNMTDLALAKGDSIDSEKMQEFLEVPVISTIGSKGNGIEGLLDAVADELHKTRVTENIFTYESDIETRGEELENVLNNDPYFVHYPSRWFSMKLLEGDENILKKAKESESYPRIEKILNELDADSFEAKIADQRYKTIQTMLRQVCDINTEHLSGSDMVDRVVTNKLLGIPIFLSLMWAAFEITFTFATPFMNIIDIFFGWLAEAATNAITIPWLSSLVGEGMIAGVGSVLIFLPNILLLFFMLSLMEDSGYMARAAFIMDKIMSKIGLHGKSFIPLVMGFGCNVPAIMATRTIEDTRDRLITILITPFMSCGARLPVYVLLAGAFFGRDAGVVIFSLYALGILVAITSAKLMRSTILRGEDAPFIMELPSYKIPTLKGSFIHMWERGKIYLKKAGTIILIGVVGVWLLASIPAPGSGGTFASEEVYGTTDSVIGVIGQIIEPLVAPLGFDWRIAVALLFGVVAKEIVVGSMGVLYGAGDNEDTLSDILAAGAMSPLAGLGLMVFTLLYAPCFACIGVIKRETGSWKWTLFQLAYGTTLAWTFAFAVYQIGSRIGVLA, encoded by the coding sequence ATGACAGAAAAAATAACTGTGGCCCTGACAGGAAACCCAAATGTTGGAAAGACCTCGATCTTCAATGCGATCACAGGTTCCAAACAACATGTGGGCAACTGGCCCGGTGTTACAGTGGAGAGGAAGATAGGAAAGAGAGTCCACAATGACATTGAAATGGAAATTGTGGACCTGCCGGGAACCTACAGCCTGACAGCTTATTCCCTTGATGAGATCATAGCCCGTGACTTCATAATCGAAGAAAAACCGGACATAGTGGTACAGGTAATTGACGCGACAAACCTTGAAAGGAACATGTACCTCACGACCCAGTTAATGGAACTTGGGGTCAAGCTCATAATCGCGCTCAACATGACCGACCTTGCACTTGCAAAAGGTGACAGCATAGATTCTGAGAAGATGCAGGAGTTCCTGGAAGTTCCGGTAATATCCACCATTGGAAGCAAGGGGAACGGTATTGAAGGTCTTCTGGATGCTGTTGCAGATGAACTGCACAAGACCAGGGTAACTGAGAATATATTCACCTACGAGAGCGATATCGAGACCAGAGGAGAAGAACTTGAGAATGTCCTGAACAACGACCCATATTTCGTACATTACCCTTCACGATGGTTCAGCATGAAATTGCTTGAGGGTGACGAGAACATACTCAAGAAAGCAAAAGAGAGCGAGAGCTATCCCCGGATAGAAAAGATACTAAATGAGCTGGATGCCGATAGTTTCGAGGCTAAGATCGCAGACCAGAGATACAAGACCATACAGACGATGCTCAGACAGGTCTGTGATATCAACACCGAACATCTAAGCGGGTCGGACATGGTGGACCGGGTGGTGACGAACAAATTACTTGGTATCCCGATATTCCTGTCCCTGATGTGGGCAGCCTTTGAGATAACATTCACATTTGCCACCCCGTTCATGAATATCATTGACATATTCTTCGGATGGCTTGCAGAAGCAGCAACAAACGCCATTACAATACCATGGCTGTCCTCCCTTGTAGGAGAAGGTATGATAGCAGGTGTCGGATCTGTGCTCATATTCCTCCCTAACATCCTGTTGCTCTTCTTCATGCTGTCACTGATGGAAGACAGTGGTTACATGGCAAGGGCCGCGTTCATTATGGACAAGATCATGAGCAAGATAGGGCTGCACGGCAAGTCGTTCATTCCACTTGTCATGGGATTCGGATGTAACGTACCTGCCATCATGGCAACACGTACCATCGAGGACACCCGTGACAGGCTCATAACCATACTTATCACACCATTCATGTCATGTGGAGCCAGGCTACCTGTCTACGTGCTGCTGGCCGGTGCGTTCTTCGGACGTGATGCAGGTGTTGTGATCTTCAGTCTTTACGCACTGGGCATACTGGTGGCCATCACAAGTGCGAAGCTCATGCGCAGCACTATCCTTAGAGGAGAGGATGCGCCGTTCATCATGGAACTGCCATCATACAAGATACCCACACTCAAAGGCAGTTTCATTCACATGTGGGAAAGAGGGAAGATCTACCTTAAGAAAGCAGGAACGATCATCCTCATCGGAGTTGTAGGAGTATGGCTCCTTGCATCTATCCCAGCCCCGGGAAGCGGAGGCACCTTTGCTTCGGAAGAGGTATATGGAACCACAGACTCCGTGATCGGTGTCATCGGACAGATAATAGAACCACTTGTAGCACCTCTCGGATTTGACTGGAGGATCGCAGTGGCACTGTTGTTCGGTGTCGTTGCCAAGGAGATCGTTGTGGGTTCCATGGGCGTGCTCTACGGAGCAGGAGATAATGAAGATACCCTTTCAGACATACTTGCCGCAGGAGCAATGAGCCCTCTGGCAGGACTGGGACTTATGGTATTCACCCTTCTGTACGCACCATGTTTCGCCTGCATAGGTGTTATCAAGAGAGAGACCGGGTCATGGAAATGGACCCTTTTCCAGTTAGCTTACGGCACAACACTTGCATGGACATTCGCATTCGCAGTGTACCAGATAGGAAGCAGAATAGGAGTGCTTGCCTGA
- a CDS encoding nicotinamide-nucleotide adenylyltransferase, translating into MHMRRAFYIGRFQPFHLGHYSIINDIARDVDEVVIGIGSAQKSHEPKNPFTAGERVMMIRHALEDADVMHYAIPLEDLQRNAVWVSHIISMTPPFDVVYSNNPLVVRLFEEAGITVEQPPMYQRDGYSGSEIRRRMLADENWKELVPEEVVDVIDEIDGVNRLKSVSRSDNTYKD; encoded by the coding sequence ATGCATATGAGAAGGGCGTTCTATATAGGACGCTTCCAACCATTCCATCTCGGACATTATTCAATTATAAATGATATTGCCCGGGATGTGGATGAGGTAGTAATTGGCATAGGCAGTGCGCAGAAAAGCCACGAGCCTAAGAATCCATTTACCGCAGGTGAGCGCGTAATGATGATAAGGCATGCTCTTGAGGATGCCGATGTGATGCATTACGCGATCCCGCTGGAAGACCTGCAAAGGAATGCTGTGTGGGTCTCTCACATTATTTCTATGACACCACCATTTGATGTGGTCTATTCTAATAATCCATTAGTTGTACGCCTGTTCGAGGAAGCTGGTATTACCGTGGAGCAACCTCCAATGTACCAGAGGGACGGTTATTCCGGCAGCGAGATAAGAAGACGTATGCTGGCCGATGAGAACTGGAAAGAACTCGTTCCAGAGGAAGTTGTTGATGTGATCGACGAGATAGATGGTGTCAACAGGCTTAAAAGTGTATCAAGGTCCGACAACACATATAAGGATTAG
- the trpD gene encoding anthranilate phosphoribosyltransferase, translating into MKDYIRKVSEKQDLTITEAEDAITKIFTEATDAQIGGLLIGLKLKGETADEIAGFAIGMKKAANTIAPKVEGALVDVVGTGGDSHNTINISTTSAIVTAAAGVAVAKHGNRSITSLSGSADVLRELGIKVDKSPEEVTESIEKNGIGFMFAPIFHPAMKRVGPIRQEMGVRTVFNILGPLTNPANAKVQLVGVFDKKLCEPFAQVMKKLGVERAMVVHGDGMDEISSISETYVAELKDGEITTYTLTPEELGINRATIDDIAGGTPEENAKDIIRILKGVKGPKRDIIVMNSAAALYVAGKAASVKEAIPMIEEVLDSGKALQKLIEFSDDDNLKEVIDETSA; encoded by the coding sequence ATGAAGGACTACATCAGGAAAGTAAGTGAAAAGCAGGACCTCACAATCACTGAAGCAGAGGATGCTATCACAAAGATATTCACAGAGGCCACTGACGCACAGATCGGCGGGCTCCTTATCGGACTGAAACTTAAAGGCGAGACTGCAGATGAGATAGCAGGCTTTGCCATTGGTATGAAAAAGGCTGCGAACACCATCGCTCCAAAAGTCGAAGGTGCACTGGTGGACGTTGTGGGAACCGGCGGTGACAGTCATAATACCATCAACATCTCGACCACCTCTGCAATAGTAACTGCCGCAGCAGGCGTTGCAGTTGCAAAGCACGGCAACCGTTCCATAACCTCACTTTCCGGTAGTGCCGATGTCCTGAGAGAGCTCGGGATAAAAGTGGACAAATCACCTGAAGAGGTGACCGAATCCATTGAAAAGAACGGAATTGGCTTCATGTTTGCGCCGATATTCCACCCTGCCATGAAAAGGGTCGGACCCATCAGGCAGGAAATGGGAGTAAGGACTGTTTTCAACATCCTCGGACCACTCACAAATCCTGCGAACGCAAAGGTCCAGCTTGTTGGAGTCTTTGATAAGAAACTCTGCGAGCCCTTCGCCCAGGTAATGAAGAAACTGGGAGTTGAAAGAGCAATGGTCGTCCACGGTGACGGCATGGATGAGATATCCAGCATCTCAGAGACATATGTTGCCGAACTCAAAGATGGCGAGATAACAACCTATACACTCACCCCGGAAGAACTGGGCATCAACAGGGCAACAATAGATGATATCGCAGGCGGCACACCAGAAGAGAATGCGAAGGACATCATACGCATACTGAAAGGCGTGAAAGGACCGAAAAGGGACATAATCGTAATGAACTCTGCCGCAGCACTTTATGTTGCAGGCAAAGCCGCTTCCGTCAAAGAGGCGATACCAATGATAGAGGAAGTCCTTGACAGCGGAAAGGCGCTTCAGAAGCTGATAGAGTTCAGTGATGACGATAATTTGAAAGAGGTCATAGATGAAACATCTGCCTAG
- the trpE gene encoding anthranilate synthase component I, whose amino-acid sequence MVDFDLNKEEFTTLIDNSQKPAIVQLMTKVDSICSPLQLYATLQNAGHSYLLESVEKEKRHARYSFVGYEPEMVVSIKDRYLTIECQMNSELTKHIYNKLKDMGDVESLIGGKFRVKVSEGDDALAAFRKIYPTSTDTSLLNQTRFDRQTFLGGAIGYNSYDLVYDAWLDRDKKPDADTPDMHFAIMSKTFVFDHITNETYIVITPFVTEASDLNDVYEHAVSEAQLMERSLQMASVISISEDIPVTDSEEPVANMDQDAYEEAVKVAKQHIIDGDIFQVVPARRYTVKMKQTPLQLYIRLRNINPSPYMYIFNFKDVGIVGASPETLMTVFDRKVITNPIAGTCPRGKDDEEDKVLAEEMLGDEKERAEHVMLVDLGRNDVRMVSKGGTVKVDDLMSVVKYSHLQHIESTVSGELRNECDQFDATRAIFPAGTLSGAPKIRAMEIIDDLEPESRGIYGGGVGYYSWNGDADFAIVIRTVLIKNNTAYVQAGAGIVADSDPTYEYNETERKMAAMIKAIGGKQ is encoded by the coding sequence ATGGTTGATTTCGATCTTAATAAAGAGGAGTTCACAACCCTCATTGACAATTCACAGAAGCCTGCCATAGTGCAGCTCATGACGAAAGTGGATAGCATTTGCAGCCCGCTGCAACTATATGCGACCCTGCAGAACGCAGGACATTCATATCTGCTTGAATCCGTAGAGAAGGAAAAGAGACATGCAAGGTATTCATTCGTAGGCTACGAACCTGAGATGGTGGTTTCTATCAAAGACAGGTACCTGACCATCGAATGCCAGATGAACTCAGAGCTTACAAAGCACATCTACAACAAGCTCAAAGACATGGGTGATGTGGAATCACTCATCGGCGGAAAGTTCAGAGTGAAGGTAAGTGAAGGCGACGATGCACTTGCAGCCTTCAGGAAGATATACCCCACCAGCACCGACACCAGCCTTCTCAACCAGACACGTTTTGACAGACAGACATTCCTCGGTGGTGCCATCGGCTACAACAGTTACGATCTGGTCTATGATGCCTGGCTGGACCGGGACAAGAAGCCCGATGCAGATACACCTGACATGCACTTCGCGATCATGTCGAAGACATTTGTCTTCGATCACATCACAAATGAGACATACATAGTTATCACACCATTCGTCACAGAGGCAAGCGACCTGAACGATGTCTATGAACATGCGGTCTCAGAGGCACAGCTCATGGAAAGGTCACTCCAGATGGCCTCGGTCATAAGCATAAGTGAGGACATCCCTGTGACAGATTCAGAGGAACCTGTTGCCAACATGGACCAGGATGCCTATGAAGAAGCCGTGAAGGTAGCAAAGCAACACATCATCGATGGTGATATCTTCCAGGTGGTCCCTGCCCGCAGATACACCGTAAAGATGAAGCAGACGCCACTGCAACTCTACATCAGGCTCAGGAACATCAATCCAAGCCCTTACATGTACATCTTCAACTTCAAAGACGTGGGTATCGTGGGTGCAAGTCCAGAGACACTTATGACGGTCTTTGACAGGAAGGTCATCACAAACCCTATTGCAGGAACCTGCCCCCGTGGAAAGGACGATGAAGAGGACAAAGTACTTGCAGAGGAGATGCTTGGTGATGAGAAGGAACGTGCAGAGCATGTCATGCTAGTGGACCTCGGACGTAATGACGTAAGGATGGTCTCAAAAGGCGGAACCGTCAAGGTAGATGACCTCATGAGCGTGGTGAAATACTCCCACCTCCAGCACATCGAAAGTACCGTGAGTGGGGAACTCAGGAACGAGTGCGACCAGTTCGATGCCACACGTGCAATATTCCCTGCCGGGACACTTTCCGGTGCTCCGAAGATAAGGGCAATGGAGATCATTGATGACCTCGAGCCGGAATCCAGAGGAATATACGGCGGAGGAGTAGGATACTATTCATGGAATGGTGATGCTGACTTTGCCATTGTCATCAGGACAGTACTTATCAAGAACAATACAGCCTACGTGCAGGCAGGAGCAGGCATCGTGGCTGACTCTGACCCGACATACGAATACAACGAGACCGAAAGGAAGATGGCTGCTATGATAAAGGCCATAGGAGGCAAACAATGA
- a CDS encoding aminodeoxychorismate/anthranilate synthase component II, whose product MKVLFINNKDSFVWNLVDYVSIYEPDTMVVPNTISLEEIKEIGPDAIVVSPGPGTPHKAEDIGSCLDVIREFGPHVPVLGVCLGHQAINTAFGGKIGHAKGGPIHGKTSDISHDASPLFDGITDRFKGGRYHSLAIQELAEDLKVTARTDDDIIMAVEHKEYPVYGVQFHPESILTEEGMGIVRNFLKIAENMHKN is encoded by the coding sequence ATGAAAGTATTGTTCATCAACAACAAGGACTCCTTTGTCTGGAACCTTGTGGACTACGTGTCAATATACGAGCCTGATACCATGGTCGTCCCCAACACCATCTCCCTTGAAGAGATAAAGGAGATCGGGCCTGACGCTATTGTTGTGTCCCCTGGACCCGGTACACCTCACAAGGCAGAGGACATAGGTTCCTGTCTTGACGTGATAAGGGAATTCGGACCACATGTACCTGTTCTTGGAGTATGTCTTGGACACCAGGCAATTAACACCGCGTTCGGCGGAAAGATAGGACATGCAAAGGGCGGCCCCATCCACGGAAAGACATCTGACATAAGTCATGACGCATCACCACTATTCGATGGTATCACTGACAGGTTCAAGGGAGGAAGATACCACTCCCTTGCCATCCAGGAACTGGCAGAGGACCTCAAGGTCACCGCGAGAACAGACGATGACATAATCATGGCTGTGGAACACAAAGAATACCCCGTCTACGGCGTGCAGTTCCACCCCGAGTCCATTCTTACCGAAGAAGGAATGGGAATCGTCAGGAACTTCCTGAAGATAGCCGAAAACATGCACAAGAATTAA
- a CDS encoding phosphoribosylanthranilate isomerase, whose protein sequence is MKHLPRVKICGMRTAEDIELAVSCGADAVGLITEVPVNTPRKLDARTAAELVRKVPVFVDSVLVIMPESGQEALDLVDKVRPDVVQLHKELSADEIEIIRNGTHQKIIRTFAIPVESKELPADMMREIDSLFDNDLIDGILLDSGKAGASGGTGLVHDWSISRQVVENTDVPVMLAGGLKPENVRDAVNEVRPFAVDTASGVETDGKKDPAKVCRFIEEARCING, encoded by the coding sequence ATGAAACATCTGCCTAGAGTCAAGATATGCGGAATGAGGACTGCTGAGGACATCGAACTGGCAGTAAGCTGCGGAGCCGATGCTGTGGGACTCATCACAGAGGTCCCGGTGAACACACCAAGGAAACTGGATGCCCGGACAGCTGCGGAACTTGTCAGGAAAGTACCGGTCTTTGTGGACTCAGTGCTTGTCATCATGCCGGAAAGCGGACAGGAAGCACTGGACCTCGTAGATAAGGTAAGACCTGACGTGGTTCAGCTCCACAAAGAACTTAGCGCAGATGAGATAGAGATAATACGTAATGGCACACACCAGAAGATCATCAGGACATTTGCCATACCTGTAGAGAGCAAAGAGCTACCTGCTGATATGATGAGAGAGATAGATTCGCTTTTCGACAATGACCTGATAGACGGCATATTGCTCGATTCCGGTAAAGCCGGAGCAAGTGGCGGCACCGGACTGGTGCACGACTGGTCAATAAGCAGACAGGTGGTCGAGAACACGGACGTTCCGGTGATGCTGGCAGGCGGACTGAAGCCTGAGAATGTAAGGGATGCCGTAAATGAGGTAAGGCCATTTGCCGTGGACACTGCCTCAGGTGTAGAGACAGATGGAAAGAAAGACCCTGCAAAGGTATGCAGGTTCATAGAAGAGGCAAGGTGTATCAATGGTTGA